GAACATGCCGAAAACATTTTTGAATATCAACCGTGGTTTATTCAACGACATGGACAATGGGAAACCATTGAAATTGAAAGTTGGAAACATCACAACCAAGATATTATCGTCAAGCTAAAAGGTATTGACGACAGAGATGCAGCTAATTTCCTGACTAATGTTGAAATTGTCGTGAATACATCGCAACTACCTGAACTTGACGGTGAGTATTACTGGAAAGATCTGATGGGTTGCCATGTTGAAACTGACAAAGGCTACGATTTAGGTGTCATTACTGACATGATGGAAACTGGTTCAAATGACGTAATGGTCATTAAAGCTAATCTGAAAGATGCATTCGGTGTTGGGGAACGGTTAGTTCCGTTTCTTGATGGGCAGGTTATCAAGAAAGTCGATCTCTCAGCGAAAAAAATTATCGTTGATTGGGATCCTGGTTTTTAGATTATCCGGTTAACGGTTCTCAATAGTGGGACACGAAAATGTGGATTGGGGTAATTAGCCTATTTCCAGAAATGTTCCGCTCTATAACCGAGTACGGGGTGACTGGTCGGGCAGTTAAGCATGGTTTGCTTAATGTAGAATGTTGGAATCCCCGAGATTTTACATACGACAGACACAATACCGTTGATGATCGTCCTTATGGCGGTGGTCCTGGTATGTTGATGATGGTACAGCCCTTAAGGGAAGCCATTCATCGAGCGAAAGCTGCGGCAGGTGATGGAGCAAAGGTGATTTATTTATCACCTCAGGGACGCAAACTCGATCAACAAGGAGTTTGTGAACTGGCAACAAATGAGAAGCTAATTCTAGTTTGTGGTCGGTATGAAGGTATAGATGAGCGTGTCATCCAAACAGAAATCGATGAAGAATGGTCTGTGGGTGATTACGTATTAAGTGGTGGGGAATTACCTGCCATGATAATGATAGATGCTGTAGCACGTTTTGTTCCGGGGGTTCTCGGGCATGCAGCTTCAGCAAAAGAAGATTCTTTTGCTGAAGGTTTATTGGATCATCCTCACTATACTCGCCCAGAGGTATTAGATGGTATGGAAGTTCCGGCAGTTCTACTGTCAGGTAACCATGCACATATTAATCGCTGGCGTATGAAACAATCACTGGGTCGAACCTGGCTAAGAAGACCTGAGCTTCTGGAAAGCCTAGCTCTGACTGACGAGCAAAGAGTGCTGTTAACAGAGTTCCAACGGGAATATCTGGAAAGTACAGCAGAGTAAGTCTGACACATGGTGTCATTAATATCAGTTTACCTAGGGTAAGAGAGTTATTATGAGCAATATTATTAAGCAAATCGAACAAGAACAAATGAAGCAAGATGTACCTTCATTTCGTCCAGGCGATAATGTAGAAGTTAAGGTATGGGTTGTTGAAGGTTCTAAAAAACGTCTGCAGGCATTCGAGGGCGTGGTTATCGCTATTCGTAACCGCGGTCTGCACTCTGCATTTACTGTTCGTAAAATTTCTAATGGCGAAGGTGTTGAGCGTGTATTCCAAACTCACTCTCCAGTCGTAGATAGCATCACTGTGAAACGTCGTGGTGCGGTTCGCCAAGCTAAACTGTACTACCTGCGTGAGCGTTCAGGTAAGGCTGCTCGTATCAAAGAGCGTCTTAACGCTAAATAATACGCTTTCGCACATCCGAAAGTTATTGTTAAAAGGTCAGCGTTTGCTGACCTTTTTTTATGGTGAATTTTTATTATATTTTTACTTGTTTTTATATCCCTCTCTTTTTGCTCTTCTTATTCCAAGATTCATTAAAAGATAATGTGTAAATATTTAATTACATATTTTTCTTTTAATTTAATCAAAGTCACATTTTTATTATTGTTTGAATAAACTTTAACTTATTGTAATTTAAGGATTATACTTTACTCACCTGTCTTTTGTAAACTTTTTATTACGATGGTGTCATTTTTATTAAAAATACGGATTGATTTCTTTACATTGCATGTTATCTTATCTTTCAGACAGACAACAAATCACAATGACAGATATAAAAAGGTAAAAATTATGATCATGCAAAAAGACGCACTCAATAATGTGAATATCAGCGAAGAGCTGGTTTTAATTACGCCTGAAGAGTTAAAACAAAAATACCCATTGAGTCGCAATGATCTGCATGCCATTGCTCAATCACGTCAAACAATCTCTGAAATTGTTCAACGTCGTGATCCTCGTTTGCTTGTGGTATGTGGGCCTTGTTCCATTCATGACGTTGATGTTGCTATCGATTACGCAAAACGTCTGAAGGTATTAGCGTCTGAATTAAGTGATAGTCTGTACATTGTGATGCGTGTCTACTTTGAAAAACCTCGTACAACAGTGGGTTGGAAAGGTTTAATTAGCGATCCATTTATGGATGGTAGCTTTGAAATGGAAAAAGGGTTACATATTGCCCGTAAATTATTAACTGAACTCGTACAATTAGGTTTGCCTTTGGCAACAGAAGCATTAGATCCTAATAATCCACAATACTTAGGGGATTTATTTAGTTGGTCTGCGATTGGTGCAAGAACAACAGAATCTCAGACTCACCGTGAAATGGCATCAGGGCTTTCAATGCCGGTGGGTTTTAAAAATGGAACCGATGGTAATTTAGATACGGCAATTAATGCGATGAAGGCTGCCTCTATGCCGCACCGTTTTATGGGAATTAATCAATCAGGGCAGGTGTGTTTACTACAAACGCAAGGTAATCCTGATGGACATGTTATTTTACGTGGTGGTAAAACGCCAAATTACCATGAAGAAGATGTGGCGCAATGTGAAGCCCATATGGTAAAAGCAGGATTAAAACCGTCATTAATGATCGATTGTAGTCACGGCAATTCAAATAAAGATTTCCGTCGTCAAACCGCCGTGGTGGATTCAGTGATTGAACAAATCACTAAAGGTAATGAATCTATCACAGGTATTATGTTAGAAAGTCATATTAATGAAGGCAATCAATCATCAGAACAGCCTCGTAGCGAAATGAAATATGGTGTTTCAGTCACCGATGCATGCATTAGTTGGGAAACAACAGAATCTGTATTAAGAAATTTACATGCACGAATTTCACCTATTTTAGCTCAGCGCGAAGAGCAATTTAAAAAAGTAAGTTAAGTTAGATAATCATAAAGAAAAAGAGGCAAGCATAGATGGCTGAAGAATTACAACATTTGCGTGAGCAAATCGATCAGGTCGATAAATCACTGCTTTCTTTACTTGCGAAAAGAATGCAATTGGTAGCTGAAGTTGGTGAAGTTAAGAATCGCCATGGGTTACCGATTTATGCTCCTGATAGAGAAGCCTCAATGCTTACTTCTCGACGTAATGATGCGCAGAAAATGGGAATATCCCCAGATTTGATTGAAGATGTGTTACGCCGAGTAATGCGTGAATCTTATACCAAAGAGAATGACAAAGGATTTAAAACGCTAAATCCTCAACTGGGTAAAATTGTAATTGTGGGGGGAAATGGCAAAATGGGAAAATTATTTTCCCGTTTATTTACCCTTTCTGGTTATCAAGTTGAAAGTTTAGAAGCAAATGAATGGAAAACGAAATCACCTGCTATTTTTGATAATGCAGGTATGGTTATTATTAGTGTACCTATCCATTTAACCGTTGAGGTTATTGAGAAGCTTCCTCTTTTACCTGAAAATTGTTTGTTAGTCGATCTCGCTTCTATTAAAAAAGCACCTTTAGAGGCGATGTTAAAAGCGCATAGGGGGCCTGTTCTTGGTCTTCACCCTATGTTTGGTCCTGATGTACCGAGTTTAGCAAAACAGGTTGTGGCTTATTGTGAAGGCAGAGATCGCCAAGCATTTGAGTGGTTACTTGAGCAACTATTAGTTTGGGGAGCTAAAATTGAGGCAATTACGCCAGAAGGGCACGATAAAAACATGAGTTTTATTCAAGCCCTTCGACATTTTACAACCTTTGCTTATGGTCAACATTTAGCTAAAGAAAACGTCGATTTAGCAAGCTTGTTGCGGCTTTCATCTCCAATATATCGTTTGGAGTTGGCAATGATAGGGCGGTTATTCGCTCAAGATCCGCAACTGTATGCAGATATTATTTTATCATCCAAAGAGAATATTGAATTAATTCGCAGGTATCATCATTCTTTAGGCCAAGCTATCGATTTATTGGATATTAATGCAAAGAATGAATTCATTCATTCATTTAATAACGTGAGTGATTGGTTTGGTGATTATGCTTCTCAATTTATGAAAGAGAGTGGTGTTCTATTACAGAAAGCTAATGATAGTCGTATTTAATTAAATGATAAAATCGAGACGAAAGCCGAATAACGTATTTTGTTATTCGGCTTTTTGTTGGCTCATTATTCAGTAAATATGTAATAATATATTACCAATCATCATCACAAGGTGGCCATACACAGCGAGTTGCGTCGAACGTACTAGGCGAGCTTTGAGCTAATTCATAGAATGATGTAGTATATTTTTCTGTTTTACTATGAAAACATGCTCCCGCATAACTTGCGAATAGTAATGTGATTATTAAAATATATAATTTGTTCATAAAATTTCCTTTAAATTAATATAATTATAAATTAGTAATCTTTAGGATCAGGTCATGGACTGACCGTACAAGAATATGAGTTAGAATCATTGATTAATGAATAAGATTGATAGTGACTGTGTGTATCAATGTTATCATAGAATGAAGTGATAAATAGGTTTAAAATCAATGCGATAATTGTATTCATATTTTCTCCTTCTATATATTCAAGATTCAAAATAGATCAATAAGGTCCAAATCTCTTTGGTTGATAATAGGCTTCTTAACCAAGTTAAATATATATTGAAAAACAATGAGTTAAATATCATTTTTTAATAGAGGGAGATAATTTTATTTTTATAATGAAGTGATTTCTATTTTTGCGCTATCTTGTTATTGAGTTGTTATTATCTGGTTTAATTAACTAATAATTAATGTTCAATGTTTTATTTTTATTAAAAATTATTTGTTGATGAGATCTTAAAATAAAATAAAAAAAATAAGCGATATTAAAAATATCGCCTTGATCAAATAATGAAAAATAAGATATAGATAAATTACCCTTATATGGATGAGTTTTGCAAAAGATGCTTAATTATTAATTGTATTATTTTTAATTGTATTCGGATGTTTTTTTTAAGGGGTAAACTATGGATTTCATAATACAACTTGCCATTATATTAGTGTGTCTATTTTATGGAGCAAGGAAAGGGGGAATAGCATTAGGCCTGCTCGGTGGTGTTGGTCTGGTTATTTTAGTTTTCATTTTTAACTTACCACCAGGAAAGCCACCAGTTGATGTAATGTTAGTTATTATTGCTGTTGTTTCAGCATCTGCAACATTGCAAGCGTCGGGTGGGTTAGACGTTATGTTGCAAATAGCAGAAAAATTATTACGTAAAAACCCAAAATATATTTCTATTGTTGCACCGCTTGTAACTTGTACTCTAACAATTCTATGTGGTACGGGACACGTTGTTTATACCATTTTGCCAATTATCTATGATGTGTCGATTAAAAATAATATCCGACCAGAAAGACCAATGGCAGCAAGTACTATTGGTTCGCAAATGGGGATTATTGCAAGTCCTGTTTCTGTTGCAGTTGTAACCTTAGTGGCAATGTTAGGTGATGTCACTTTTAATGGTAAGCATCTTGAGTTTTTAGATTTATTAGCTATTACCATTCCTTCTACTTTTATTGGTATTTTAGCGATTGGTATTTTTAGTTGGTTTAGAGGTAAGGATTTAGATAAAGATCAACGCTTCCAGGAGTTTATTTCAGTTCCTGAAAACCATGATTATGTTTACGGTGATACAGCAACACTTTTAGATAAAAAGTTGCCAATAAAAAACTGGGTGGCAATGTGGATATTTTTAGGTGCTATTGCCGTTGTTGCGATATTAGGTGCTTTTTCTGAAATACGTCCTGTATTTAATGGCAAACCGTTATCTATGGTGCTTGTTATTCAGATGTTTATGTTATTAGCAGGTGCATCAATTATTATTATTTGTAAAACCAATCCGTCTCTTATATCTAAAAATGAAGTATTCCGTTCAGGGATGATAGCAATTGTTGCTGTATATGGTATTGCTTGGATGGCAGAAACCATGTTCTCTGCGCATATGAAAGAAATAGAAGCAGCATTAGGGCAATTAGTAAGAGAATATCCTTGGGCTTATGCTGTAGTTTTATTACTGGTATCGAAATTTGTTAACTCTCAAGCGGCTGCTTTAGCTGCAATTGTTCCTTTAGCATTGGGTATTGGTGTTGATCCTGCTTATATTATTGCATCTGCACCAGCTTGTTATGGTTATTATATTTTGCCAACTTATCCTAGTGACTTAGCGGCTATTCAATTTGACCGTTCAGGTACAACTCGAATAGGACGTTTTGTTATTAACCATAGCTTTATCCTTCCGGGATTAATTGGTGTAACAGTTTCCTGTGTCTTTGGTTGGGTGTTTGCAGCGATGTATGGTTTCTTATAATTAGTGATAATGTAAAAATATGAGATAAAAAGAAAAGCCAGATAGTAATGCACTATCTGGCTTATTTATTAAGTAGTGGTTTTTTTATTATTTTACTTCAACAGGTACTACGTTCTCTGAAGGATAACACCCTAATATTTTTAATGACCGCGTTGTTTGTGATAAATCATGTAAAGCCTTTTGCATATTTATATCACGCAAATTAGCTTGAACATCAATATAAAACATTTCTTCCCAAGGCGTACCATTAATAGGACGAGATTCTAATTTCGTCATAATAATGTCGTATTTTTTTAAAATCATTAAAGCATCGACTAAAGCACCTGCTTGTTGTCCTGTAGCCATTAAGAACGTTGTTTTTGCAGGGACTTGCTCTGACACATCAATCGCTTTACGTGCAATAACAATAAAGCGTGTTACGTTTATTTGCTGGTTTGCTAAATTATTTGCTAAGGGCTTTAAACCATAAAGAGAGCCACCTGCTTCACTACCAATAGCTGCAACATGTGGTGATTGTGCAAGAGCTACTTTTTCCATTGCCGCAGCCGTACTTTCGCAATATTCAATTTTCCAGTTTGGATACTGATTTAAATAATGGCTGCATTGTTGGAAAGGTTGAGGGTGGCTATAAATAATTTGTAATTCTTCTGTCGAACTATCAACACTTGTTAAAAGCGCATGATTAATCGGAATACGAATTTCACCCACAATAGACAGTGAAGTTGTTTGCAGTAAATCGTAAACATCATTAATTGCGCCAGAGCTGGTATTTTCAATAGGCAATAAACCGTAATCAGCTTGTCCTGTATCAACCAGTGTGAAAATATCGTCAAATTTGTGACAAGTACAATCGATGATTGTATCAAAATGACGGGCTGCATATTGGCGAGCAGCAATATGTGAATAAGAGCCTTTCGGGCCTAAATAAGCAATCCTTGCAGATTCATTTGGTGTCGCATTTAGGTGTTGCTGTAAAATCGCTTGTTGGGTTAATACGGAATCTTCAATAATCATTTGGAAAATACGGCTGATATAAAAACCATCTAGACCAACTTTTTTTCCTTTTTCAATTAATAAATCAAGTAATTCACGCTCACGATTTTTATCTCTAATAGGACGATGTGTATTCAATTTAAATTGAGCGACATCAGCAGATAATTGGCGTCTATTTGCTAACAACGTGAGTAATTCTGAATCTAACGTTGTGATTTTATCTCTGATTGCTAATAAATCGAGTTTTTCCATGTTTTAGCCCTATATCTTTGCGTCATACCATTATAAATAAAAAAAGCCTCCATTTTTGGAGGCTATTGTCGTTCTTACTTTTCTTTCTGAAATGACAAAGCCTCTTAATTAAAGAGTAAAAAGAAAAAGAAGAAAGACAAAAACGAATACATCGTCATTATATTGTTTGGTAAATTATTTAGCATATAGCTATCAAACATGATGATGTGAAAGGAGTCAAGAAAAATACAATAAAAAGCGCATCACTAGGATGCGCAGAGGCGTTTTGAGTCAGTGATTTATTCTAATTTTTAATCTAGCTTTACTATTTATATTTCATCGACAAGTAAATTTTCTTCTTTCAAACTGTTATCAGCCCGACGAGATTCATTTTTATGCTGAACCTTGTTTAATTGACGCTCAAGTTTCGCTAACAAATCATTAATAGCGACATACATATCTGCGTGTTGTGCATTAGCGACCAATTGCCCATTTGGTATGTGAATGCTGGCATCAACACTAAAACCTTTAGGGTCTTTTGTCAGAATAATACGAGGATTGATTAAATTCACCTGCCATTTATTAAGTTTAGTTAGACGGCTTTCAATGTGTTCACGTAGTGCTGGGGTAATTTCCATTTGCTTGCTAGTAATATTTATAATCATATAGTTACCTCTTAATTACTCCGTCTTCGATAACTTCAGAATATCGTGATACACAATTTAAAACATGATCAAAATCACTTTTTGTTAGTAGTATGTGTAACTAGTAATAGAAACGTGACAAATGATAAATAGCTGAAAAAGAACGCTTGTTAAGTTGTATTTATTCAGTCATATTAGGAAGGTTGGGCTGATGAAAAGTAAAGACAATTTAGCTAAAAAAGAATAAAAAAACAGCAGCGATAAGCTGCTGTTTTTGATGGTGATGTTTGGGTTAAGCTGGATTTGCAGCAATCAATGAAGCCACTTTATTTGCTTCTTGTGTCAGACCTAACTCTTTATAGGCGTTTTCCATGTATTCAAGTGCATCACGAGTAGCTTGTGTATCAGGATAATCACGCATCATTTGCTCTACTCTATTAATAACCGCGACATAAGCCCCTCGTTTAGTATAGAATTTCGCAACTGAAAGTTCATACTTCGCTAAACGGTTTTTAAGAAAGACAAGGCGCTTGGTTGCATCAGCGACGTAAAGGCTATCAGGGTAATAACGTACTAATTGACTAAAGTCTTTAAATGCCACAATTGCATGCTGAGGATCACGGTCTGAACGATCAATACCAAAGAATCCTTGTAATGCACTATCATCTAATGCTTGAGCTGTTAAGCCTCGCATATAAAGAACATAGTCAATATTAGGATGGGTTGGGTTTAATCGCATAAAACGGTCAATTGCAGTAATCGCCATTGGTAGTTCTGCTGATTTATAATAAGCATAAATCAAGTCGAGCTGAACTTGTTGCGAGTAAGGGCCAAAAGGATAGCGATTATCGAGAGACTCTAATTGTTTGATAGCCGCTCCATAATTGCCATCTAGCAATTTTTCCTGACTGGTTGTGTAAAGCTCAGAAGGAGACATATCGGCAGTAGCGTCTTTGTCTGAACTCGAACAGCCAGAAAGTAACAGGCTTATAGTGGCCGCTGCCACCAGGTATTTAATGCGTCTCATCACGTATTGATTATCCTCTGAATAGGTTTGGGGAGTCTCTCCGTGAAGCTCCCCTAAAAT
This portion of the Proteus vulgaris genome encodes:
- a CDS encoding 3-deoxy-7-phosphoheptulonate synthase; amino-acid sequence: MIMQKDALNNVNISEELVLITPEELKQKYPLSRNDLHAIAQSRQTISEIVQRRDPRLLVVCGPCSIHDVDVAIDYAKRLKVLASELSDSLYIVMRVYFEKPRTTVGWKGLISDPFMDGSFEMEKGLHIARKLLTELVQLGLPLATEALDPNNPQYLGDLFSWSAIGARTTESQTHREMASGLSMPVGFKNGTDGNLDTAINAMKAASMPHRFMGINQSGQVCLLQTQGNPDGHVILRGGKTPNYHEEDVAQCEAHMVKAGLKPSLMIDCSHGNSNKDFRRQTAVVDSVIEQITKGNESITGIMLESHINEGNQSSEQPRSEMKYGVSVTDACISWETTESVLRNLHARISPILAQREEQFKKVS
- the rplS gene encoding 50S ribosomal protein L19; the encoded protein is MSNIIKQIEQEQMKQDVPSFRPGDNVEVKVWVVEGSKKRLQAFEGVVIAIRNRGLHSAFTVRKISNGEGVERVFQTHSPVVDSITVKRRGAVRQAKLYYLRERSGKAARIKERLNAK
- the trmD gene encoding tRNA (guanosine(37)-N1)-methyltransferase TrmD produces the protein MWIGVISLFPEMFRSITEYGVTGRAVKHGLLNVECWNPRDFTYDRHNTVDDRPYGGGPGMLMMVQPLREAIHRAKAAAGDGAKVIYLSPQGRKLDQQGVCELATNEKLILVCGRYEGIDERVIQTEIDEEWSVGDYVLSGGELPAMIMIDAVARFVPGVLGHAASAKEDSFAEGLLDHPHYTRPEVLDGMEVPAVLLSGNHAHINRWRMKQSLGRTWLRRPELLESLALTDEQRVLLTEFQREYLESTAE
- the rimM gene encoding ribosome maturation factor RimM (Essential for efficient processing of 16S rRNA), yielding MSEQKTLKEPVEPIVMGKLGSPYGIRGWLRVFSSTEHAENIFEYQPWFIQRHGQWETIEIESWKHHNQDIIVKLKGIDDRDAANFLTNVEIVVNTSQLPELDGEYYWKDLMGCHVETDKGYDLGVITDMMETGSNDVMVIKANLKDAFGVGERLVPFLDGQVIKKVDLSAKKIIVDWDPGF
- the bamD gene encoding outer membrane protein assembly factor BamD — translated: MRRIKYLVAAATISLLLSGCSSSDKDATADMSPSELYTTSQEKLLDGNYGAAIKQLESLDNRYPFGPYSQQVQLDLIYAYYKSAELPMAITAIDRFMRLNPTHPNIDYVLYMRGLTAQALDDSALQGFFGIDRSDRDPQHAIVAFKDFSQLVRYYPDSLYVADATKRLVFLKNRLAKYELSVAKFYTKRGAYVAVINRVEQMMRDYPDTQATRDALEYMENAYKELGLTQEANKVASLIAANPA
- the raiA gene encoding ribosome-associated translation inhibitor RaiA yields the protein MIINITSKQMEITPALREHIESRLTKLNKWQVNLINPRIILTKDPKGFSVDASIHIPNGQLVANAQHADMYVAINDLLAKLERQLNKVQHKNESRRADNSLKEENLLVDEI
- a CDS encoding anaerobic C4-dicarboxylate transporter, which translates into the protein MDFIIQLAIILVCLFYGARKGGIALGLLGGVGLVILVFIFNLPPGKPPVDVMLVIIAVVSASATLQASGGLDVMLQIAEKLLRKNPKYISIVAPLVTCTLTILCGTGHVVYTILPIIYDVSIKNNIRPERPMAASTIGSQMGIIASPVSVAVVTLVAMLGDVTFNGKHLEFLDLLAITIPSTFIGILAIGIFSWFRGKDLDKDQRFQEFISVPENHDYVYGDTATLLDKKLPIKNWVAMWIFLGAIAVVAILGAFSEIRPVFNGKPLSMVLVIQMFMLLAGASIIIICKTNPSLISKNEVFRSGMIAIVAVYGIAWMAETMFSAHMKEIEAALGQLVREYPWAYAVVLLLVSKFVNSQAAALAAIVPLALGIGVDPAYIIASAPACYGYYILPTYPSDLAAIQFDRSGTTRIGRFVINHSFILPGLIGVTVSCVFGWVFAAMYGFL
- the pheA gene encoding bifunctional chorismate mutase/prephenate dehydratase; its protein translation is MEKLDLLAIRDKITTLDSELLTLLANRRQLSADVAQFKLNTHRPIRDKNRERELLDLLIEKGKKVGLDGFYISRIFQMIIEDSVLTQQAILQQHLNATPNESARIAYLGPKGSYSHIAARQYAARHFDTIIDCTCHKFDDIFTLVDTGQADYGLLPIENTSSGAINDVYDLLQTTSLSIVGEIRIPINHALLTSVDSSTEELQIIYSHPQPFQQCSHYLNQYPNWKIEYCESTAAAMEKVALAQSPHVAAIGSEAGGSLYGLKPLANNLANQQINVTRFIVIARKAIDVSEQVPAKTTFLMATGQQAGALVDALMILKKYDIIMTKLESRPINGTPWEEMFYIDVQANLRDINMQKALHDLSQTTRSLKILGCYPSENVVPVEVK
- the tyrA gene encoding bifunctional chorismate mutase/prephenate dehydrogenase, which gives rise to MAEELQHLREQIDQVDKSLLSLLAKRMQLVAEVGEVKNRHGLPIYAPDREASMLTSRRNDAQKMGISPDLIEDVLRRVMRESYTKENDKGFKTLNPQLGKIVIVGGNGKMGKLFSRLFTLSGYQVESLEANEWKTKSPAIFDNAGMVIISVPIHLTVEVIEKLPLLPENCLLVDLASIKKAPLEAMLKAHRGPVLGLHPMFGPDVPSLAKQVVAYCEGRDRQAFEWLLEQLLVWGAKIEAITPEGHDKNMSFIQALRHFTTFAYGQHLAKENVDLASLLRLSSPIYRLELAMIGRLFAQDPQLYADIILSSKENIELIRRYHHSLGQAIDLLDINAKNEFIHSFNNVSDWFGDYASQFMKESGVLLQKANDSRI